In Geotalea uraniireducens, one genomic interval encodes:
- a CDS encoding hydrogenase, with the protein MGSFADQLLVLVLLINFVILGSSRLAFSIRAVAVQGVILGILPGIIHPFSWHLVAIIVGIILAKGIVIPGLITNAVQKVQIKREVEPFIGYVPTLILGAIFTALAFVFAARLPLAPEHKGLLIVPAAIATLMTGFLVLTTRKKAISQVIGYLILENGIFIFGLLLTEAMPVMVEAGALLDLLVGIFVMGIVINHISREFSSIDTSRLSALKEE; encoded by the coding sequence GTGGGTTCCTTTGCCGATCAACTTTTGGTGCTGGTCTTGCTCATCAACTTCGTCATCCTCGGCTCGAGCCGACTCGCCTTCTCGATCCGGGCCGTCGCCGTCCAGGGGGTGATCCTCGGCATTCTCCCCGGGATCATCCACCCGTTCTCCTGGCACCTGGTGGCGATCATCGTCGGGATCATCCTGGCCAAGGGGATCGTCATCCCCGGCCTGATCACCAATGCGGTGCAGAAGGTCCAGATCAAGCGCGAGGTCGAGCCGTTCATCGGCTACGTGCCGACCCTGATCCTCGGGGCGATCTTCACCGCCCTCGCCTTCGTCTTCGCCGCCCGGCTCCCCCTGGCGCCGGAACACAAGGGGCTGCTGATCGTCCCCGCCGCCATCGCCACCCTGATGACCGGCTTCCTGGTCCTCACCACCCGCAAGAAAGCGATCTCCCAGGTAATCGGCTACCTGATCCTGGAAAACGGCATCTTCATCTTCGGCCTGCTGCTCACCGAAGCGATGCCGGTCATGGTCGAGGCCGGCGCGCTGCTCGACCTCCTGGTCGGCATCTTCGTCATGGGGATCGTCATCAACCACATCAGCCGCGAGTTCTCGTCCATCGACACTTCGCGGCTGAGCGCCCTGAAGGAGGAGTGA
- a CDS encoding respiratory chain complex I subunit 1 family protein, protein MTDTIIHLLLLVLLPPLLLGVIGKTKAAFAGRVGAPFLQPYYDIIRLLRKGMVFSDTTTWVFRAGPLVTLAATALAALLVPLGNHPAAVSFNGDMVLFAYLFGLARFFTTVAALDTGSSFEGMGAAREVTFSCLAEPTLFFVLITLARMSGTLSLSPMLTHASVATWLSSGSSMLLMLGALFVVLLAENCRIPFDDPNTHLELTMIHEVMVLDHSGPAFGTILYGAALKLFVLGAFFVDVALPVKTGSSLGDWGVFLAAILALAVAIGVIESVMARLRLVRIPQLLVAATILSAFSMLLVLR, encoded by the coding sequence ATGACCGATACGATAATTCACCTGTTGTTGCTCGTCCTGCTCCCCCCGCTGCTGCTCGGGGTGATCGGCAAGACCAAGGCGGCCTTTGCCGGCCGGGTCGGCGCCCCGTTTCTCCAGCCGTACTACGACATTATCCGCCTGCTCCGCAAGGGGATGGTCTTCAGCGATACCACCACCTGGGTGTTCCGCGCCGGGCCGCTCGTCACCCTTGCCGCCACCGCCCTTGCCGCGCTCCTGGTCCCCCTCGGCAACCACCCGGCGGCGGTCTCCTTCAACGGCGACATGGTACTGTTCGCCTACCTGTTCGGGCTCGCCCGCTTCTTCACCACCGTCGCCGCACTCGACACCGGCTCCAGCTTCGAAGGGATGGGGGCGGCCCGCGAGGTGACCTTTTCCTGCCTGGCGGAACCGACGCTGTTCTTCGTCCTGATCACCCTCGCCCGGATGAGCGGCACCCTGTCGCTTTCGCCGATGCTGACCCATGCCTCGGTGGCCACCTGGCTGAGCAGCGGCTCGTCGATGCTCCTCATGCTCGGAGCGCTGTTCGTCGTCCTGCTCGCCGAAAACTGCCGGATTCCCTTCGACGACCCGAACACCCACCTGGAGCTGACCATGATCCACGAGGTGATGGTGCTTGACCACAGCGGCCCGGCCTTCGGCACCATCCTCTACGGCGCGGCGCTCAAGCTCTTCGTCCTCGGGGCGTTCTTCGTCGATGTGGCACTGCCGGTCAAGACCGGCTCGTCCCTCGGCGATTGGGGCGTCTTCCTGGCCGCCATCCTGGCCCTGGCGGTCGCTATCGGGGTGATCGAATCGGTGATGGCCCGGCTGCGGCTGGTCCGCATCCCCCAACTGCTGGTGGCGGCGACCATCCTCTCCGCCTTTTCCATGCTGCTGGTACTGAGGTAA